The following proteins are co-located in the Nocardia bhagyanarayanae genome:
- a CDS encoding aerobic carbon-monoxide dehydrogenase large subunit yields MTAVEPRPEDRVDNDRKPCGHGRMLRKEDPRFIRGRGNFVDDVALPGMLHMAILRSPFAHARIVSVDVSAAQAHPKVKAVVTGADLASKGLAWMPTLSNDVQAVLATDKVRFQGQEVAFVVAEDRYSARDALELINVEYEMLDPVIDARTALAPDTPVIRDDLEGKRDNHCFDWETGDAAATEAVFARADVVVKQEIIYPRVHPAPMETCGAVADLDPVTGKLTLWSTSQAPHAHRTLYALVAGLPEHKIRVIAPDIGGGFGNKVPIYPGYVCAIVGSLLLGKPVKWMEDRSENLTSTGFARDYIMVGEIAATAEGKILAIRSTVLADHGAFNGAAAPLKYPAGFFGVFTGSYDIEAAYCKMTAVYTNKAPGGVAYACSFRITEAVYFVERLVDCLAHELKMDPAELRLRNLLRPEQFPYKSKTGWVYDSGDYEKTMRLAMDMIGYDALREEQRDRRARGELMGIGMSFFTEAVGAGPRKDMDILGLGMADGCELRVHPTGKAVLRLSVQTQGQGHETTFAQIVAEELGIPPDDIDVVHGDTDQTPFGLGTYGSRSTPVSGAAAALVARKVRDKARIIASGMLEVSIADLDWEKGSFHVKGDPSAAVTIQQIAMRAHGAGDLPEGIEGGLDAQICYNPENLTYPYGAYFCVVDIDPGTAVVKVRRFLAVDDCGTRINPMIIEGQIHGGIVDGIGMALMEIIAFDEDGNCLGGSLMDYLIPTALEVPHLETGYTVTPSPLHPIGAKGIGESATVGSPAAVVNAVVDALAPFGVRHADMPLTPSRVWEAMQGRPRPPI; encoded by the coding sequence ATGACCGCCGTCGAGCCCCGCCCCGAAGACCGGGTCGACAACGACCGCAAGCCGTGCGGTCACGGCAGGATGCTGCGCAAGGAGGACCCGCGGTTCATTCGCGGACGCGGCAATTTCGTCGACGACGTGGCGCTGCCCGGCATGCTGCACATGGCGATCCTGCGGTCCCCGTTCGCGCACGCGCGCATCGTCAGCGTCGATGTCTCGGCGGCACAGGCGCACCCGAAGGTCAAGGCGGTCGTCACGGGCGCGGATCTCGCGTCGAAGGGCCTGGCCTGGATGCCGACGCTGTCCAACGACGTGCAAGCGGTGCTGGCGACCGACAAAGTCCGATTCCAGGGCCAGGAAGTGGCCTTCGTGGTCGCCGAGGATCGCTACTCGGCGCGCGACGCGCTGGAGCTGATCAATGTCGAGTACGAGATGCTCGATCCGGTGATCGATGCCAGGACCGCACTGGCGCCCGACACGCCGGTGATCCGCGACGATCTCGAGGGCAAGCGGGACAACCACTGCTTCGACTGGGAGACCGGCGACGCCGCCGCCACCGAGGCGGTGTTCGCGCGCGCCGACGTCGTCGTGAAGCAGGAGATCATCTATCCGCGCGTGCATCCCGCACCGATGGAGACCTGCGGCGCGGTCGCGGATCTCGATCCCGTGACGGGAAAGCTCACGCTGTGGTCGACGAGTCAGGCGCCGCACGCCCACCGCACGCTCTACGCGTTGGTGGCCGGACTGCCCGAGCACAAGATCCGGGTCATCGCACCCGATATCGGCGGCGGGTTCGGCAACAAGGTGCCCATCTATCCGGGATACGTGTGCGCCATCGTCGGATCGCTGCTGCTGGGCAAACCGGTGAAGTGGATGGAGGATCGCAGCGAGAACCTCACCAGCACCGGGTTCGCCCGCGACTACATCATGGTGGGCGAGATCGCCGCCACCGCCGAAGGCAAGATCCTCGCCATCCGATCGACCGTGCTCGCCGATCATGGCGCCTTCAACGGAGCCGCCGCGCCGTTGAAGTATCCGGCCGGCTTCTTCGGCGTCTTCACCGGCAGCTACGACATCGAGGCCGCCTACTGCAAGATGACCGCGGTCTACACGAACAAGGCGCCCGGCGGCGTCGCCTACGCGTGCTCGTTCCGGATCACCGAGGCCGTCTACTTCGTCGAGCGGCTGGTCGACTGCCTCGCGCACGAACTGAAGATGGATCCGGCCGAGCTGCGGCTACGCAATCTCCTTCGCCCCGAACAGTTCCCGTACAAAAGCAAGACCGGCTGGGTCTACGACTCCGGCGACTACGAGAAGACCATGCGCCTCGCGATGGACATGATCGGCTACGACGCGTTGCGAGAAGAGCAGCGGGACAGGCGAGCACGCGGCGAGCTGATGGGCATCGGAATGTCCTTCTTCACCGAGGCCGTGGGCGCGGGTCCGCGCAAGGACATGGACATCCTCGGGCTCGGGATGGCCGACGGATGCGAGCTGCGCGTCCACCCGACCGGCAAAGCCGTTCTGCGACTGTCGGTTCAGACCCAAGGCCAGGGACACGAGACCACGTTCGCCCAGATCGTCGCCGAGGAGCTCGGCATACCGCCGGACGACATCGACGTGGTGCACGGCGACACCGATCAGACGCCGTTCGGCCTCGGCACCTACGGCAGCCGGTCGACACCGGTCTCGGGCGCGGCCGCCGCGCTGGTGGCGCGGAAGGTGCGCGACAAGGCGCGGATCATCGCCTCCGGCATGCTCGAGGTCTCCATCGCCGACCTGGACTGGGAGAAAGGCTCGTTCCACGTCAAGGGCGATCCGTCCGCGGCCGTCACGATCCAGCAGATCGCGATGCGCGCGCACGGCGCCGGTGATCTGCCCGAAGGTATCGAGGGCGGACTCGACGCGCAGATCTGCTACAACCCGGAGAATCTCACCTACCCCTACGGTGCGTACTTCTGCGTCGTCGACATCGACCCGGGGACGGCCGTGGTGAAGGTCCGCCGCTTCCTCGCCGTCGACGACTGCGGAACCCGGATCAATCCGATGATCATCGAGGGCCAGATCCACGGCGGTATCGTCGACGGCATCGGCATGGCGCTGATGGAGATCATCGCCTTCGACGAGGACGGCAACTGCCTCGGTGGGTCCCTGATGGACTACCTCATCCCGACGGCGCTCGAGGTCCCGCATCTCGAGACCGGCTACACGGTCACCCCTTCGCCGCTGCATCCGATCGGTGCGAAGGGCATCGGCGAATCGGCCACGGTCGGATCACCCGCGGCGGTGGTCAACGCGGTGGTGGACGCGTTGGCGCCGTTCGGGGTTCGGCACGCCGACATGCCGCTGACGCCGTCGCGGGTGTGGGAAGCGATGCAGGGCAGGCCGAGACCGCCCATCTGA
- a CDS encoding XdhC family protein — MKISERAQQLVRTRTPFVHATVVRAQQPTSAHAGDEAILLQDGTIEGFVGGQCAQNSVRKAALGALQSNESVLLRVLPDGDLQFPEAPGAAVVVNPCLSGGALEIFLEPQIPAPLVRICGATPIADALADVCELVGFGVRRSVAEADPLDSPTDTTAMVIASHGGPEAELIRVALDAGVGYIGLVASRIRGASILDELGLTDAERARVHTPVGLPIGAKTSQEIAVSIVAELIQAIRKDGLTVPSSPVGVVSEALDPVCGMTVVVGSDTPHLSVDGVDYWFCSTGCRKSFAATKTDS, encoded by the coding sequence ATGAAGATCAGCGAACGAGCGCAGCAGCTGGTCCGCACCCGGACTCCGTTCGTACACGCGACCGTCGTGCGCGCGCAGCAACCGACCTCGGCGCACGCCGGGGACGAGGCGATCCTCTTGCAGGACGGGACGATCGAGGGATTCGTCGGCGGCCAATGCGCCCAGAACTCGGTCCGCAAGGCCGCGCTGGGCGCCCTGCAGTCGAACGAGAGTGTGCTGCTGCGCGTGCTGCCGGACGGCGATCTGCAATTTCCGGAGGCGCCCGGCGCCGCGGTGGTGGTGAATCCGTGTCTGTCCGGCGGAGCGCTGGAGATCTTCCTCGAGCCACAGATCCCCGCGCCGCTGGTGCGCATCTGCGGCGCGACACCCATCGCGGACGCGCTGGCCGACGTGTGCGAATTGGTGGGATTCGGGGTGCGACGCAGTGTCGCCGAAGCCGACCCGCTGGATTCGCCCACGGACACGACGGCGATGGTCATCGCCAGCCACGGTGGGCCGGAAGCCGAACTGATCCGCGTCGCCCTCGACGCGGGCGTGGGCTATATCGGCTTGGTGGCCAGCAGGATTCGCGGGGCGTCGATCCTCGACGAGCTCGGATTGACCGACGCCGAACGCGCACGCGTCCATACCCCGGTGGGTTTGCCGATCGGTGCCAAGACCTCCCAGGAGATAGCCGTTTCGATCGTCGCGGAACTGATCCAGGCGATCCGCAAGGATGGCTTGACTGTCCCGTCGAGCCCGGTGGGCGTCGTATCCGAGGCACTCGATCCGGTGTGCGGCATGACCGTCGTGGTCGGGTCGGACACGCCACATCTCAGTGTCGACGGCGTCGACTATTGGTTCTGTAGCACCGGCTGCCGCAAATCCTTCGCAGCGACGAAGACGGACTCATGA
- a CDS encoding nucleotidyltransferase family protein gives MTSGFVTGVVLAAGTSRRLGTAKQLLPYRNTTVLGATLDVVRSCAFDQMIVTLGGSAAAIRQQVDLAGLEVVMAEDFDSGCASSLRSALRSVDPRAEGIVLVLGDQPGLSAATVDRLIAEGTTGAITVCRYRDGLGHPFWLSRGMFGELARLHGDKAVWKIIESGRVPVSWLDIGAPVPLDVDTWDDYERLRAASPP, from the coding sequence ATGACGAGCGGGTTCGTCACCGGAGTCGTCCTCGCCGCGGGTACCTCACGGCGACTCGGTACCGCGAAACAGCTGCTGCCGTACCGGAATACGACGGTTCTGGGCGCCACCCTCGACGTGGTGCGATCCTGCGCTTTCGATCAGATGATCGTCACCCTGGGCGGATCCGCGGCGGCGATCCGGCAGCAGGTCGATCTCGCCGGGCTGGAGGTGGTCATGGCCGAAGACTTCGATTCGGGCTGCGCGTCGTCGTTGCGTTCGGCCCTGCGCTCGGTGGACCCCCGGGCCGAAGGAATCGTGCTCGTGCTCGGTGATCAACCGGGTCTGTCGGCGGCGACCGTCGACCGGCTGATCGCCGAGGGAACGACCGGCGCCATCACCGTCTGCCGCTACCGCGACGGCCTCGGTCATCCATTCTGGTTGAGCCGCGGCATGTTCGGCGAGCTGGCCCGATTGCACGGCGACAAGGCCGTGTGGAAGATCATCGAGTCGGGCCGCGTGCCGGTGTCCTGGCTCGACATCGGCGCCCCGGTGCCCTTGGACGTGGACACCTGGGACGACTACGAGCGCCTGCGCGCCGCGTCGCCGCCATGA
- a CDS encoding AAA family ATPase, producing the protein MMSPFDDVEDVVRRFDADDYLLDTGTAAAFYLATTLGRPLLLEGEPGVGKTTAAKTLATVLGAPLIRLQCYEGLTVSEALYDWNYQRQLLSIRLAEARGADLTEADLFTEAFLVDRPILRCVRYRGPTPPVLLVDEIDRADDEFEALLLEFLGEAAVTVPELGTFVAEQPPLGVLTSNRSRDLHDALRRRCLYHWIDYPEPARAVAIVRRTVPGATDALIEHATRFVAHARTLDLDKPPGVAETIDWIAALATLDVADLTAPEAIAALSALAKTPDDRDTVFGAFAEYTQDLAPG; encoded by the coding sequence ATGATGTCGCCGTTCGACGATGTCGAGGACGTGGTGCGACGTTTCGACGCCGACGACTACCTGCTCGACACCGGGACCGCCGCCGCCTTCTATCTGGCCACCACGTTGGGGCGGCCGCTGCTGCTGGAAGGCGAACCGGGCGTGGGCAAGACGACGGCGGCGAAGACCCTCGCCACCGTGCTCGGCGCGCCACTGATCCGCCTGCAGTGCTACGAGGGCCTCACCGTGAGCGAAGCGCTGTACGACTGGAACTACCAGCGCCAGCTGCTCAGCATCCGGCTCGCCGAGGCGCGCGGCGCCGACCTCACCGAAGCCGACCTGTTCACCGAGGCATTCCTGGTCGACCGGCCGATCCTGCGCTGTGTGCGGTATCGCGGTCCGACGCCGCCGGTGCTGCTCGTCGACGAAATCGACCGTGCCGACGACGAATTCGAGGCGTTGCTGCTGGAATTCCTCGGTGAGGCGGCGGTCACCGTTCCCGAGCTCGGGACCTTCGTCGCCGAACAGCCGCCGCTGGGGGTGCTGACCTCGAACCGCAGTCGCGACCTGCACGACGCGCTGCGGCGGCGCTGCCTCTATCACTGGATCGACTACCCCGAACCGGCCCGCGCGGTGGCGATCGTGCGACGCACCGTGCCGGGGGCGACCGACGCGCTGATCGAGCACGCCACCCGATTCGTCGCCCACGCCCGGACCCTCGATCTCGACAAGCCGCCCGGCGTCGCCGAGACCATCGACTGGATCGCCGCGTTGGCGACGCTCGACGTCGCCGATCTCACCGCGCCGGAGGCGATCGCCGCGCTCAGCGCACTGGCGAAGACACCCGACGACCGCGACACCGTGTTCGGGGCGTTCGCCGAATACACCCAGGACTTGGCTCCCGGATGA
- a CDS encoding SRPBCC family protein, with protein MKIANEFTVNAPVERAWEVLTDLEQVVPLMPGAQMVGWEGDDFLGKLKVKVGPVISEFSGKANFVERDELDHRAVINGRGRDSRGSGNAAAVITTRLREDGDKTRVTVDTDLKIVGKLAQFGSGMLQQVSEKMIGQFVASLEAKLAEGDSASAEPVAEADSRAARPQPVAQPEQAPLDLADLVGSAMIRKYAPAIALALAALLGIVLALRRIRGQR; from the coding sequence ATGAAGATCGCCAACGAGTTCACCGTCAACGCACCCGTCGAGCGGGCATGGGAGGTGCTGACCGACCTCGAACAGGTGGTGCCGCTCATGCCTGGCGCACAGATGGTGGGCTGGGAGGGAGACGATTTCCTCGGCAAGCTGAAAGTCAAAGTCGGTCCGGTGATCAGCGAATTCAGCGGGAAGGCGAATTTCGTCGAGCGCGACGAACTCGACCATCGAGCCGTCATCAACGGCCGCGGCCGGGATTCGCGCGGATCCGGCAATGCCGCGGCGGTCATCACCACACGATTGCGCGAAGACGGCGACAAGACCCGTGTCACCGTGGACACCGACCTCAAGATCGTCGGCAAGCTCGCGCAATTCGGCAGCGGGATGCTGCAGCAGGTGTCCGAGAAGATGATCGGTCAATTCGTCGCATCGCTGGAAGCGAAACTCGCGGAGGGGGATTCGGCTTCAGCCGAGCCGGTGGCCGAGGCGGACAGCCGAGCTGCGCGGCCACAACCGGTCGCGCAACCCGAGCAGGCGCCGCTCGATTTGGCCGATCTCGTCGGGTCGGCGATGATCCGGAAGTATGCGCCCGCGATCGCGTTGGCGCTTGCGGCACTGCTCGGAATCGTTCTGGCACTCAGGCGAATTCGCGGGCAGCGATGA
- a CDS encoding vWA domain-containing protein codes for MTRAVLLRGVDLAAFAVAVVARLRRGGVAVAPSGPALYVQALRRMAPRTRTELYWATRLTLVDRMQDLAPFDAVFATLFADAVLGTDPPSRTHGAPPGRATAPGTGGRGQPRQGGEVPWATLGSVAGSDRSTDQSATLPEVLPSRFAARAQEPFARFDPGDLRTIGTWLEQASALWPQRSSRRYESHPHGKRIDFRATMNNSRRTGWESAVLVRTRPRRRRRRIVLICDVSRSMQPYATIYLHLMRAAMQRRSPDRPEVFAFSTSLTRLTSVLAHRSPDVAVARANDKVADRYGGTHIGRCLGALLATPFGDAVRGAVVVIASDGWDSDSPDVVARAMARIRRRAWRVIWLNPRAGDPRFQPTTGAMAAALPFCDIMMPAHTLAGMREFVQALAS; via the coding sequence ATGACGCGAGCGGTTCTGCTGCGCGGCGTCGATCTGGCCGCGTTCGCTGTCGCGGTCGTCGCGCGACTGCGGCGTGGCGGGGTCGCGGTGGCGCCGAGCGGGCCCGCGCTGTACGTGCAGGCCCTGCGTCGCATGGCGCCGCGAACGCGCACCGAGCTCTACTGGGCTACGCGCCTCACGCTCGTCGATCGGATGCAGGATCTGGCGCCCTTCGACGCGGTCTTCGCGACGCTGTTCGCCGACGCGGTGCTGGGCACGGACCCGCCGAGCCGAACGCACGGAGCGCCGCCCGGACGCGCGACGGCGCCGGGCACGGGCGGTCGCGGACAGCCTCGGCAAGGTGGTGAAGTACCTTGGGCGACACTGGGATCGGTAGCCGGCTCCGACCGCTCGACCGACCAGAGCGCGACGCTGCCGGAGGTGCTGCCGAGCCGGTTCGCGGCGCGGGCACAGGAACCGTTCGCCCGCTTCGATCCGGGCGATCTGCGCACCATCGGGACCTGGCTGGAACAGGCGTCGGCGCTCTGGCCCCAGCGCAGCAGCAGGCGCTACGAAAGCCATCCACACGGCAAGCGGATCGACTTCCGGGCGACGATGAACAACTCCCGCCGCACCGGCTGGGAGTCGGCGGTGCTGGTCCGCACTCGTCCCCGCCGCCGACGCCGCCGAATCGTCTTGATCTGCGACGTCAGCCGCTCGATGCAGCCGTACGCGACGATCTACCTGCATCTGATGCGGGCCGCGATGCAGCGCCGCTCCCCCGATCGACCCGAGGTCTTCGCCTTCTCCACCTCGCTGACCAGGCTGACCTCGGTGCTGGCGCACCGCTCCCCCGATGTCGCGGTGGCGCGGGCCAACGACAAGGTGGCCGACCGCTACGGCGGCACGCACATCGGCCGATGCCTCGGCGCGCTGCTCGCGACGCCGTTCGGTGACGCGGTGCGCGGCGCCGTCGTCGTCATCGCCTCGGACGGCTGGGACAGCGACAGCCCCGATGTCGTCGCCCGTGCGATGGCTCGCATCCGGCGCCGCGCTTGGCGCGTCATCTGGCTCAACCCCCGCGCGGGCGATCCCCGATTCCAGCCCACCACCGGCGCGATGGCGGCGGCGCTGCCGTTCTGCGACATCATGATGCCCGCGCACACGCTGGCGGGTATGCGGGAATTCGTGCAAGCGCTGGCATCGTAG
- a CDS encoding nitroreductase family deazaflavin-dependent oxidoreductase has protein sequence MPMPRWWGHVNKRVFNPRAIAGGKWPVLIHVGRVSGATYRTPLDAHPVDGGYLFVPVYGSGSDWVRNILAAGTARLRVDGTEVDLAAPRLIGTEEAFQAMPVDVARPPKLLRINEFLRMDLVTA, from the coding sequence ATGCCTATGCCGAGGTGGTGGGGGCACGTCAACAAGCGGGTGTTCAATCCCCGCGCGATCGCGGGAGGGAAGTGGCCCGTACTGATTCACGTCGGCCGAGTCTCCGGCGCGACCTACCGCACGCCGCTCGACGCGCATCCCGTCGACGGTGGCTACCTGTTCGTTCCGGTGTACGGATCGGGCTCGGACTGGGTGCGCAACATCCTGGCGGCGGGCACCGCGCGGCTCCGGGTCGACGGCACCGAGGTCGACCTCGCCGCCCCGCGTTTGATCGGAACGGAGGAGGCGTTCCAAGCCATGCCTGTCGACGTGGCGCGTCCGCCGAAGCTGCTGCGCATCAACGAGTTCCTTCGCATGGACTTGGTCACGGCCTGA
- a CDS encoding TetR/AcrR family transcriptional regulator, whose product MPPRRPLSRDRVLDAAITVADRGGAEAISMRRVAQELGVEAMSLYNHVPNKDALLDGVVDAVFAAIELPAVECDEWRDAIRARARSARAVLSRHSWALGLMDSRRNPGPATLRHHNAVLGVLREAGFSLAMSAHAISLIDSYVSGYVLQEVNLPMTTPADVEEVAGDLLEQLPAQELPYLTEMIVDHALRPGYDHTTEFDFGLELILDALEARRAASSTSSPAAGASASTGGGQADP is encoded by the coding sequence ATGCCCCCACGCCGACCCCTCAGCAGAGATCGCGTGCTGGACGCCGCGATCACGGTTGCCGATCGCGGTGGGGCGGAGGCTATTTCGATGCGGCGGGTAGCGCAGGAACTGGGCGTGGAGGCGATGTCGCTCTACAACCACGTGCCGAACAAGGACGCCCTCCTCGACGGCGTGGTCGACGCGGTGTTCGCGGCGATCGAGCTACCCGCGGTCGAATGCGACGAGTGGCGCGATGCGATCCGGGCGCGCGCTCGCTCCGCGCGTGCGGTTCTGTCGCGGCACAGCTGGGCTCTCGGGCTCATGGATTCCCGGCGCAATCCGGGACCGGCGACCTTGCGCCACCACAACGCCGTCCTCGGCGTCCTCCGGGAAGCGGGGTTCTCGCTGGCCATGTCCGCGCACGCCATCTCGCTCATCGACAGCTATGTCAGCGGGTACGTCCTCCAAGAGGTGAACCTGCCGATGACGACTCCGGCCGATGTCGAGGAAGTCGCGGGCGACCTCCTCGAGCAGCTGCCGGCTCAGGAGTTGCCGTACCTCACGGAAATGATCGTCGACCACGCCCTGCGACCCGGCTACGACCACACCACCGAGTTCGACTTCGGGCTGGAGCTGATACTGGACGCGCTCGAAGCTCGCCGGGCAGCGTCATCGACATCCTCGCCGGCCGCCGGTGCGTCCGCGAGCACGGGCGGCGGCCAGGCCGACCCATGA
- a CDS encoding TetR/AcrR family transcriptional regulator, which produces MPPSARDRLVAATIKLTREHGGQITTAQIAREAGCSEGNIFKQFGSKSALLTTALCEELPRIAIADSVAAVGSGDLDKNLRDLLSALIEFQGSALPLMAVLLSDPALRAEYQQVSGKQGTGPQLAVDRIADYLRAEQELGRLRGDLDADAAAVLLLGAAQNLALTELATGSPRQTDRLLPDVATLLTTSLTR; this is translated from the coding sequence ATGCCACCCAGCGCACGGGACCGACTGGTCGCCGCGACCATCAAGCTCACCCGTGAGCACGGAGGCCAGATCACCACCGCGCAGATCGCCCGGGAGGCAGGATGCTCGGAGGGCAACATTTTCAAGCAGTTCGGCAGCAAGTCCGCCCTGCTCACCACTGCACTGTGCGAAGAACTTCCCAGGATCGCCATCGCCGACAGCGTCGCCGCGGTCGGCAGCGGCGACCTGGACAAGAACCTGCGCGACCTGCTGTCCGCGCTGATCGAGTTCCAAGGCAGCGCACTGCCTTTGATGGCCGTCCTACTCAGCGACCCCGCCCTCCGCGCCGAATATCAGCAAGTCTCCGGGAAACAAGGCACTGGACCACAGCTGGCAGTGGACCGTATTGCCGACTACCTGCGTGCCGAACAGGAGCTCGGCAGACTCCGCGGCGATCTGGACGCCGACGCCGCAGCCGTCCTGCTACTCGGGGCAGCCCAGAACCTGGCGCTCACCGAGCTGGCCACCGGCTCGCCGCGGCAGACGGACAGACTCCTGCCCGATGTCGCGACACTGCTCACCACGTCACTCACTCGATAA
- a CDS encoding FHA domain-containing protein, protein MADEPSSTEFPEAPVLVVQTRERVYRLRAGGAYNVGRDPASDIVVTDPRVSAVHAVLERGSNGWEIEDAGSRNGTYFDGKRVERMVIDRDETFQLGHARDGEQLTCSVEAPPGHETDGDPGSGDTMIVPDPGYDLDDEATVTKFRTGDRPVARSLAPAADPSAVVRITSSPLRIGRAADNDIVVSDLMVSRHHAELRMLGDGKYRIVDLGSHNGTYVNGSRVDAADLSESDLIGMGHTTARLVGDELREFVDTGDVSVSVQNLIVRTGEGKVLLDEVSFPIPHRSLVGVIGPSGAGKSTLLGAVTGLRPATEGTVRYDGRDLYTNYDELRHRIGLVPQEDILHNQLQTRRALLYAAELRFPGDTRREEREQRVDEVLGELGLAKHADTRIDRLSGGQRKRVNVALELLTKPSLLFLDEPTSGLDPGLDKTVMEMLSELAHDGRTVIVVTHSVANLDACDRLLVLVPGGRLAYYGPPAEGLRHFGQRTWAEVFQAFEREADRDWAGEFRDSPYFQQYVAVGLTDEVGPTEVRPPEPPPAPQSKLSQLSTLCRRYLAVIASDRSYLALLGVMPILLGGLIAAVPPGEGFAGTPGTNVDAPTKLMILMFAACFVGTGNSIREIVKEQTIYGRERAAGLSAGVYLMSKMLVLGVITTIQAVMLVLIGTIGVDMPPSGLFTSVEVELMLAMALLGITSLALGLLVSVSVNTSEKTLPLLIVLSMAQLVLTGGLVRLPGTIFLEQLSYISPSRWGFAAGAATLDLDTLSPHDGAADPLWKHSIGTWLVDMGVVAALGIVFLALAWYRLYQLRPRRRGARPARI, encoded by the coding sequence ATGGCGGATGAACCGTCCTCCACGGAATTTCCCGAGGCGCCGGTTCTGGTGGTGCAGACGAGGGAACGTGTCTATCGGCTACGCGCCGGTGGCGCATATAACGTCGGTCGCGATCCCGCCTCCGACATCGTGGTGACCGATCCCCGGGTATCCGCCGTGCACGCCGTTCTGGAACGGGGATCGAACGGGTGGGAAATCGAGGACGCGGGCAGCCGCAACGGCACTTACTTCGACGGTAAACGCGTCGAGCGCATGGTGATCGACCGAGACGAGACGTTCCAGCTCGGCCACGCCCGGGACGGCGAGCAGTTGACCTGTTCGGTCGAAGCGCCACCCGGCCACGAGACCGATGGCGATCCCGGCAGCGGCGACACGATGATCGTCCCCGATCCCGGCTACGACCTCGACGATGAAGCGACGGTCACGAAGTTCCGCACGGGCGATCGGCCGGTCGCGCGATCGTTGGCTCCGGCCGCCGACCCCAGCGCGGTAGTCCGGATCACCTCGAGCCCGCTTCGGATCGGCCGCGCCGCCGACAACGACATCGTCGTGTCCGACCTCATGGTCTCCCGCCATCACGCCGAACTGCGGATGCTCGGCGACGGCAAGTACCGGATCGTCGACCTCGGCAGCCACAACGGCACCTACGTCAACGGTTCCCGGGTCGATGCCGCCGACCTCTCCGAATCCGATCTGATCGGCATGGGGCACACCACGGCTCGGCTGGTCGGCGACGAACTGCGGGAGTTCGTCGACACCGGCGACGTGTCGGTCTCGGTGCAGAACCTCATCGTGCGGACGGGCGAGGGCAAGGTGCTGCTCGACGAGGTGAGCTTCCCCATCCCGCACCGCTCGCTCGTCGGCGTCATCGGGCCCAGCGGAGCGGGCAAGTCGACGCTGCTCGGCGCGGTCACCGGGTTGCGACCGGCGACGGAGGGAACGGTTCGCTACGACGGACGCGATCTGTACACCAACTACGACGAGCTCCGGCATCGGATCGGCCTGGTACCGCAGGAGGACATCCTGCACAACCAGCTCCAGACTCGGCGCGCGCTGCTCTACGCGGCCGAACTGCGCTTCCCCGGCGACACCCGTCGCGAGGAGCGGGAGCAGCGGGTCGACGAGGTCCTCGGGGAGCTCGGCTTGGCGAAGCACGCCGACACCCGCATCGATCGGCTCTCGGGCGGACAGCGCAAACGCGTGAACGTGGCGCTGGAGTTGCTGACCAAGCCGTCGCTGCTGTTCCTCGACGAACCGACCTCCGGCCTGGATCCCGGCCTGGACAAGACGGTGATGGAAATGCTGTCCGAGCTGGCGCACGATGGACGGACCGTCATCGTGGTGACGCACAGCGTGGCGAATCTCGATGCCTGCGACCGCCTGCTGGTCCTGGTGCCCGGCGGTCGGCTGGCCTACTACGGTCCGCCCGCGGAAGGGTTGCGGCACTTCGGGCAGCGCACCTGGGCCGAAGTGTTCCAGGCGTTCGAACGCGAGGCCGACCGCGACTGGGCGGGCGAGTTCCGTGATTCGCCGTACTTCCAGCAGTACGTGGCGGTCGGACTGACCGACGAGGTCGGCCCCACGGAGGTGCGCCCGCCGGAGCCGCCGCCCGCGCCCCAGTCCAAGCTCAGCCAGCTCAGTACGCTGTGCCGTCGCTACCTGGCCGTCATCGCCTCGGACCGAAGCTATCTCGCGCTGCTCGGCGTGATGCCCATTCTGCTCGGCGGCTTGATCGCCGCGGTGCCGCCGGGCGAAGGTTTCGCCGGGACGCCGGGAACCAACGTCGACGCACCGACCAAACTCATGATCCTGATGTTCGCCGCATGCTTCGTCGGCACCGGCAACTCGATCCGGGAGATCGTCAAGGAGCAGACGATCTACGGCAGAGAACGCGCGGCAGGCTTGTCCGCGGGCGTCTATCTGATGTCGAAGATGCTGGTACTGGGGGTGATCACCACCATTCAAGCGGTGATGTTGGTGCTGATCGGCACCATCGGCGTGGATATGCCGCCCAGCGGGCTGTTCACTTCGGTCGAGGTGGAGCTGATGCTGGCGATGGCGCTGCTCGGCATCACGTCGCTGGCATTGGGCCTACTGGTGTCGGTCTCGGTCAACACCTCCGAGAAGACACTGCCGCTGCTGATCGTGCTCTCGATGGCGCAACTGGTGCTCACCGGCGGCCTGGTGCGGCTGCCCGGCACCATCTTCCTGGAGCAGTTGTCCTATATTTCGCCCTCGCGGTGGGGTTTCGCCGCGGGAGCGGCCACCCTCGACCTCGACACCCTCTCGCCGCACGACGGCGCGGCCGACCCGCTGTGGAAACACAGCATCGGAACGTGGTTGGTCGACATGGGAGTCGTCGCGGCCCTGGGGATCGTCTTCCTCGCGCTGGCTTGGTACCGCCTGTACCAGCTGCGCCCACGGCGCCGCGGCGCCCGTCCCGCGCGGATCTGA